The Sulfurospirillum sp. UCH001 genome segment TTAGATGCCAAAGTGCATGAAAATGTGGCGATGGCACTGGATGATGTTACTTTACTTGTTTTTCCTATCGAACTCTTTCGTGAATGGATCGAAACCAAGCCTTCGTTTAACAAACTCTTTTTACCGTATGTTGCCAAACAGCTTCGTGAGGTTGAAACCTTGGCAAGTGATCTTTCTTTGTATGACACCACAACGCGTTTAGTGAAATTGATCGCTAAAAACATTGAAAAACAAGGCGATAAACAAACGCTCAAACTCATCAATAACCTTTCCCATGAAGAGCTTGCAAGTCTGATCGGTACCGTGCGTAAAGTGCTCAATCGCAATCTTCAATCGCTTAAAAGGCAAGGGCTTATTGATGTGAAACGTAAAGAGATTTTCATCAAAGACTCACAACATCTTCTTGAACACCTCCCTGAGGAATAGTGCTACTTAAGTGGCAGACAGGCATACAAGTGTTGCGTTAAACTTCTTTCAAAAAATAAAGGAGTTTAACATGTTAGTCACACGATTTAACCCATTCAAAGAACTCAAAGAGTTGGAAAATAGACTGTTCAACTATTACCCTGCTGAAGTAGATGAAAGCGGTATTTCTGCATTTCGCCCAACAGTGAGTACCCGCGAAGGTGAATTTGCTTACCACATCGAGGTTGACCTCCCTGGTGTTAAAAAAGAGGACATTAGCATCGATATCAAAGAGAATCAAATCGTTATCTCAGGTGAGCGAAATTATAAAGAAGAGCGCACTGATAAAGACTACTACAAAGTAGAAAGCTCTTACGGTAAGTTTCAAAGAAGCTTCGCATTGCCAGAAAATGTTGATGTAGAGAACATTGAGGCGAGTAGCACCGATGGTGTACTTGAAGTAACGCTTCCAAAACTCAAAATCGAACAAGCAGAAGTTAAAAAAATTCAAGTCAAATAAGTTACTAGATGCAAGGGAGTAAATTCCTTGCATCTAATAATATTTTATATAGATTATTTTTCTCAATTACGCTACAATCTCCTGCAACATCGGTGTGAGGAGAACTTTCTTGAAACGCGTGTGGGAATCTAAATTCTTACCATGGATTTTTTTGCTCTTAGGTGTGTTGTTTTCCATGATGATTGCATGGAAGAGTGATCTTTGGGTCAAAGAAACAGAGCAACTTCGTTTTCAAGCAGCGTCTCATCATATTACAAATTTAATCGAAAAAGAACTTGATGCGCACATTCAACTTATACACAGCGTAGCTGCGTTTATGAATGCTTCTGATGAAGTATCACGGGATGAGTGGAAACGATATGCACTTGAAAATCATATCAATGAACATTTTCTAGGATTTACAGCTTTAGGCTACGCTCCCTTGATTCAACCTTCTGAACGACTCAAGCATGAACAAAGCATTCGTGATGAAGGATTTTCTAATTACACTATCTTTCAAATAAATACATCCACCAATTCGGCACTCTTTCCTATAACATATCTTGAACCTATGTCTGAACTGAATAAAAAAGCGTTTGGGTTTGACTTGGCTTCAGAGATTGTGCGTAAAGATGCATTGCATCAATCTTTTGTACGAGCAGACGCAACGCTCTCTTCCAAAATCGATTTAGTGCAAAAATATGTCACTGACCATCAGGCAGGTTTTTTAATTTTCTTTCCTTTGTATCAGAGCAAAGATGTCCCCTCTTTGCCTGAAGAACGTTTACACAATGCTAAAGGGGTTGTGTACATTGCCATTGATGCAAAAAAGTTGTTTGAACAACTTTTACAAAGCAGTTATATTTTAGTTGACTTTGAAATCTACGATGGCGTAGTTCCATCAAATGAAAATCTTCTCTACAACTCTAACGCTAATTTAGTGAATCCAAGACTGAGTCATAACGTTTCTTTAGAATTTTATGGAAAAGTATGGACCATTCATTTTAAAGCGCATGATGTCTTAGAAATGAGCAGTAGCCGTTATTTACCGTGGTTCCAAATACTTTTTGGCTTACTCCTATTTAGTGTAATTAGCGGTTTAATTTATGTACTGCAACATACGCAAAAAAAAGCGTATGAAATAGCCAATGCAAAAACAAAACTTCTTGCAAAATCAGAATCAGAAATACGCTCTATTTTTCAGACAATGCAAGAAGGCATTTTGGTACTAAATGATGCGGGAATGATTCTTGAGTGTAATTTAGCGGCGCAAGAGATGCTACAACTTTCTAAAAGTGAGATTATTGGGAATTTCAGTAGCGATTCAAAATGGAAAGCGGTGCATGAAGATGGTTCGGTATTTGAATTGGAAGAGAGACCTTTTTATAAAGCATTACATACAGGTGAGCCACAAAACAATATTATCATGGGAATTAAACGAGGTGATGGTACCTATGTATGGGTGAAAGCTAATGCGCAACCTATTTACTCTGATGATTTTGAGAAGATCAATTCTGTATTGATTACGTTTAGTGATATTACTGCTTATCGCAAATCAAAATATGAACTTGAAAAATATCTTCAAATCATTGATATGCATGTCATCATTTCTAGCACAGATTTATATGGAATCATTACAGAAGTCAGTGAGGCTTTCTGTGAAATTTCAGGCTATACAAAAGAAGAACTTATTGGTAAGAGCCATAATATCGTGAGGCATCCAGACATACCATCATCCATCTACAAAGAGATGTGGGATACGTTGAAAAAAGGTATTTCTTGGTCTGGTGAAATCAAAAATAGACGCAAAGATGGGTCTGATTATTGGATAGAAACAATCATCGAGCCTAGATACAATGAAGAGTACAAAATGGTAGGTTATACAGCCATTCGCCATGATATCACAGATAAAAAAAGAGTTGAAGAACTCTCTATCACGGATCGTTTAACAGGTTTATACAACCGTCTTAAATTGGATGAACTTTTTGCATCGTATCTTAGCATTGCCAAACGCCACCAAACACCTTTCTCGATCATTATTTTGGATATTGATAAGTTTAAATCAGTCAATGATACCTATGGGCACCAAGTCGGCGATAGTTTACTCCAAGAACTAGCGAAGCTTCTAAAAACCAATATTCGTTTTGAAGATGCCGTTGGAAGATGGGGTGGAGAAGAATTTTTGATTCTTCTACCAAACAGTGATCTTGAAAGTGCACGTTTATTGGCAGAAAAACTTCGTAGTCTCATGGAAACCCAAAATTTTGCGTATGTTGGAAGACGTACTAGCAGTTTTGGTGTGGCATCGTACCATTTACACGATGATGAAAAAAGTATGATAGCAAGGGCCGATGCCGCATTGTATCTTGCAAAAGAGAATGGACGAAATCGTGTTGAAATAGAAACATATATGTGTACTTTACCTGCATTCTAAACTCCCTCTTAATCTAAATACAGTAAAATATTTTTTTATCATGTAAGGATTTGAATGCTTTTTTGGAATAACATTTATAGCCAATTTGACCCTGTCGCTTTTAAATTAGGTCCTGTTTCTGTGCATTGGTATGGGCTTATGTACATGCTTGCCCTTCTTGGGGCACTTTACGCTGCAAAATGGTTTGTTAAAAGAGACAACCTTGGATTTACCAATCAAATTTTAGAGAGTTATTTTATTTGGATTGAAATTGGCATTGTATTAGGGGCTCGTATTGGGTACATTCTCTTTTATGATCCGCATGTAGATTATTATCTCGCAAATCCATGGCAGATGTTCAACCCATTTATGGATGGAACCTTTGTAGGTATCCGCGGTATGAGTTATCATGGTGCAATTGTTGGATTTTTTCTTGGAACATGGTTTTTTTATCTTAAACACAAAATCAATGTTTGGAGGCTACTGGATGTCGTAGCCATCAGTGTTCCTGTTGGTTACATTTTTGGTCGCATTGGTAATTTTCTCAATCAAGAACTTTTCGGTCGTCCAACCGACGTGGCATGGGGTATTTACGTGGATGGCGTGCTTCGTCACCCTTCTCAACTCTATGAAGCATTTTTGGAAGGATTGATGGTTTTTGTGCTACTCTATGTCTATCGAAAATTTAAAAAATACGATGGCGAACTCATCGCTTTATATGGGCTTTTTTATTCTATTGGCCGCTTTATTGCAGAGTTTTGGCGAGAGCCAGATTTTCAAATTGGCTTTGTTTATGGCGAATGGATGAGTAAAGGACAAGCTCTTTCTATCCTAATGGCTTTGGCTTCTTTAGCATTATACATACTGATAATTAAACGGGGTAAGAGAGGATAAAAAATCCCTTTTAAATCCCCTTTCGTGTATTATAATTTCGATCAGTATGTACAAAATAGCATAGTTGTGACGAAATCAAATGAACGAAAGAGCCCTAAAATAGGCACTTTGATAACAATTGATATTCATGAGTGTGTTATCTTGCACATTTATGAGTGTTTATAAAACTTCACAAAAAGGATGAGATGTGAGTGACCTACTTGAAGGTTTTTTAGGTACGAGCGTTGAGGGAAAAAAGAGTAGAGTTCCTGCGAAACTTGACTATGTTCAAAGTGCAACAGGACTATTCTTAGGTTTGTTTATGTGGGGACATATGTTCTTTGTTTCAACTATCTTAGTTAGCAAAGATTTTATGTACACAATAACAAAAATGTTTGAAGGCAGTATGTTCTTAAGTGAGCCACAGCCTTGGATCGTTTCTGCGATCGTATTGTTTGTATTTGCTGTCTTTATTGTACACGCAATGCTCGGTATGAGAAAATTGCCTATTACATTTAGACAATATCAAGCATACAAAACACATATGGGCATGATGAAACATGATGATACGACTATGTGGTTTACACAAGCGTTCACAGGTTTTGCTATGTTCTTCCTTGGTTCTGCACACCTTCTTATGATGGCGGTTAAAGCAGATGAAATCGGACCATACGGTTCAGCTGATAGAATGTACTCTGATTTTATGTGGCCATTTTATCTTCTTCTTCTTTTAGCAGTAGAGTTTCACGGTGGTATTGGTCTTTATCGTCTCTGTGTTAAATGGGGATGGTTTGAAGGCGAGCATGCAAAAGAGTCTCGTAAGAACCTTAAAAAAGCTAAATGGGCAATTACAGCATTTTTCTTGGCACTTGGTCTTCTTACCCTTGCAGCGTATGTCAAAATCGGCTACGAGCACAGAAACAATGCGGGTGAGGCATATAAACCATCTGCTCAATTAGAAGTAAGATATGATGTGAAGGTTGGGGCGTAAAAATGAACGTAAAATATTGTGATGCACTGGTAATCGGTGGTGGTTTAGCAGGTCTTAGAGCAGCGATTGCAACTCAATCTAAAGGTCTAAGCACAACAGTTTTAAGTCTTTGTCCAGTAAAGAGATCTCACTCTGCTGCGGCACAAGGTGGTATGCAAGCAAGTCTTGGTAACTCAAAAATGAGCCGTGGTGATAATGAAGATGTTCACTTTGCGGATACTGTAAAAGGTAGCGACTGGGGTTGTGACCAAGAAGTTGCACGTATGTTCGTTACTGTTGCACCTAAAGCTATCCGTGAGTTAGCTGGTTGGGGCGTGCCTTGGACTAGAATTGCAAAAGGTAGCAGAGAAGCAATCATCAATGCTGAGAGAACAACTATCGTTGAAGACGATGAAGTACATGGTTATATCCACTCTCGTGACTTTGGTGGTACTAAAAAATGGAGAACCTGTTATACAGCGGATGCTACAGGTCATACCATGCTTTTTGGTGTTGCTAACGAAGCGTTAAAACACAATGTAAATATTGAAGATAGAAAAGAAGCGATTGCGCTTATTCATGAAAACAACCGCTGTTATGGTGCGATTGTAAGAGACCTCGTAACAGGAGAGCTTTGGGCTTATGTTGCTAAAGGTACTTTGATCGCAACAGGTGGTTACGGTAGACTTTATAAACAAACAACCAACGCGGTTATTTGTGATGGTATTGGTGCTGCTATTGCTCTTGAGACTGGTGTTGCGACACTTGGTAACATGGAAGCGGTACAATTCCACCCAACTCCAATCGTTCCTTCAGGTATCCTTTTAACAGAAGGTTGTCGAGGGGACGGTGGTATCTTACGTGACGTTGATGGTCATAGATTTATGCCAGACTACGAGCCAGAGAAAAAAGAACTTGCAAGCCGTGACGTTGTAAGTCGTCGTATGATGGAACACATCCGTAAAGGTAAAGGTGTTAAATCTCCATATGGCGAGCACTTATGGTTAGATATCTCTATCCTTGGTCGTGCACACATTGAAAGAAACTTAAGAGACGTACAAGAAATTTGTCAAATCTTTAACGGTATCGATCCTGCGGATGAAGGTCCAAAAGGTTGGGCGCCAGTTCTTCCAATGCAACACTACTCAATGGGTGGTATCAGAACAAAACCAACTGGTGAGTCTCCAACTCTAGCAGGTCTTTTCTCAGCAGGTGAAGCTGCATGTTGGGATATGCACGGATTTAACCGCCTTGGTGGTAACTCTGTAAGTGAGACTGTTGTTGCTGGTATGATCGTTGGTGATTATTTTGCTGATTACTGTTTATCAAATGAGGTAAATGTTAACACCGCAACGATTGAAAAAGCATTGAAAAAACAAAAAGATTTCATTGACCATTTATTGACTAACAAAGGTAAATATAACATCTTTGAAATCAAAAACAGAATGAGAGACATTATGTGGGAAAAAGTTGCGATTTTCCGTGATGGCAAAGGTCTTGCTGAAGCGGTTAACGAACTTGAAGAACTTCTCAAAAAATCTCATGACGTTACTGTTAAATCTAAAACAACATCTGCGAACCCAGAGCTTGAAGAAGCGTATCGTGTTCCTATGATGCTTAAACTTGCACTTTGTGTTGCTGTTGGTGCAAGAGATAGAACAGAGAGTCGTGGTGCTCACTATAGAGAAGACTTCCTTAAACGTGATGATGCTAACTGGTTGAAACGTACACTCACTTCATGGAAAGATGGTGCTACACTTCCAACAGTTACATACGAAGATTTAGATATTATGAAAATGGAAATTCCACCAGCATTCCGTGGATATGGCGCAAAAGGTATGATTATTGAGAATGAACTCAGCCTTAAACGTCAAGAAGAAGTGGATAAACTTCGTGAAGAGATGGAAGCAGCAGGCAAAGATAGACATGAAATCCAAGATGCGCTTATGCCATTTGAGCTTCAACCATATTATAAAGCTAAAAATGAGAGATTTGGAGATCCAAAATGAGTAGAACTATTACCATAAGGGCTATGAAATATAACCCACAATCAAAGCTTTCAAAAGCACATTTTGCAGAGTACAAACTTGAAGAAACAGATGGTATGACACTGTTTATTGCGCTTACAAAAATTCGTGAAACTTTAGATGCAGATCTATCGTTTGACTTTGTATGCCGCGCAGGTATCTGTGGAAGTTGTGGTATGATGGTTAATGGAACTCCAAAACTAGCATGCCGTACATTAACAAAAGATTTTAAAGATGGCGTTATTCAATTAATGCCTATGCCAGCATTCAAACTGATCAAAGATCTTTCTGTTGATACAGGTAACTGGATGAACGGTATGAGTAAGAGAGTTGAGAGTTGGATTCATACAAATCATACTGTTGATATCTCTAAACTTGAAGCACCAATGGAGCCAAAACTCGCTGATGAGACATTTGAGCTTGATCGTTGTATTGAGTGTGGTATCTGTGTTGCAGCATGTGGTACAAAACTAATGAGACCAAACTTCATTGGTGCTGTTGGCTTGAACCGTGTTGCTCGTTTTGCAATGGATCCACATGATAATAGAACTGACGAGGACTTCTATGAACTCGTTGGTGATGATGACGGAATTTTTGGATGTATGAGTCTCGTTGCGTGCGAAGACAACTGTCCAAAACACTTACCTCTTCAATCAAAAATCGCTTATATGAGAAGAAAACTCGTAGCACTTCGCTCGTAATCTTCGCTTTTAGAGGAGTAAGGTACTTGCCTTGCTCCTCGCCTTAATCTTGACATTTAGTCTCGCAATTTTGTTTCTATTATAAGAAATCTTGATATAATCAAAAAAACTTTAAAGATAGTATCACATGCATGTCATCAATGATTTTTTCTTACTCATTTGGAGTGAGAGGTTAAATAAAGACGCTGTTTTCGATGAAAAACATAAAGTAGAACTCGATAAAATTCTTTCACATACATTCGATAATTTTTGTGATGGTGCTGCCATCTTACTTATCATTAGTCCTCAAAATTTTGCCAATATGGCTACTCTTGAAGAACCCAAAATTGTTTTAAAAACACTTTTCCAAGAATCAATATTTAGTAAAGAAACCATACAATATGCTCAAAGCCAACTGCTCGGATATCTGATAACTCTTGGCAATCTACAGATTAATCATGCGATTAGTAAACGCTTAGAACTTTTAAAAAAAGAAGGTATCCTCTCTTATGATGCCCTGCGTTCACTTGGCAGTATCCTTTCGCTTATAGAAGAGAAAAAAATTGAAGTTGCTACCTTAAATGTTAAGAGTGCAA includes the following:
- a CDS encoding Crp/Fnr family transcriptional regulator, whose translation is MYALEVIQQELKEDIERFGRVVHVSKGEILMRPEECMEHFFVILEGRVKISQINFENGKEQILYLLSKGDMYDIITLLDAKVHENVAMALDDVTLLVFPIELFREWIETKPSFNKLFLPYVAKQLREVETLASDLSLYDTTTRLVKLIAKNIEKQGDKQTLKLINNLSHEELASLIGTVRKVLNRNLQSLKRQGLIDVKRKEIFIKDSQHLLEHLPEE
- a CDS encoding Hsp20/alpha crystallin family protein; the encoded protein is MLVTRFNPFKELKELENRLFNYYPAEVDESGISAFRPTVSTREGEFAYHIEVDLPGVKKEDISIDIKENQIVISGERNYKEERTDKDYYKVESSYGKFQRSFALPENVDVENIEASSTDGVLEVTLPKLKIEQAEVKKIQVK
- a CDS encoding diguanylate cyclase, with amino-acid sequence MWESKFLPWIFLLLGVLFSMMIAWKSDLWVKETEQLRFQAASHHITNLIEKELDAHIQLIHSVAAFMNASDEVSRDEWKRYALENHINEHFLGFTALGYAPLIQPSERLKHEQSIRDEGFSNYTIFQINTSTNSALFPITYLEPMSELNKKAFGFDLASEIVRKDALHQSFVRADATLSSKIDLVQKYVTDHQAGFLIFFPLYQSKDVPSLPEERLHNAKGVVYIAIDAKKLFEQLLQSSYILVDFEIYDGVVPSNENLLYNSNANLVNPRLSHNVSLEFYGKVWTIHFKAHDVLEMSSSRYLPWFQILFGLLLFSVISGLIYVLQHTQKKAYEIANAKTKLLAKSESEIRSIFQTMQEGILVLNDAGMILECNLAAQEMLQLSKSEIIGNFSSDSKWKAVHEDGSVFELEERPFYKALHTGEPQNNIIMGIKRGDGTYVWVKANAQPIYSDDFEKINSVLITFSDITAYRKSKYELEKYLQIIDMHVIISSTDLYGIITEVSEAFCEISGYTKEELIGKSHNIVRHPDIPSSIYKEMWDTLKKGISWSGEIKNRRKDGSDYWIETIIEPRYNEEYKMVGYTAIRHDITDKKRVEELSITDRLTGLYNRLKLDELFASYLSIAKRHQTPFSIIILDIDKFKSVNDTYGHQVGDSLLQELAKLLKTNIRFEDAVGRWGGEEFLILLPNSDLESARLLAEKLRSLMETQNFAYVGRRTSSFGVASYHLHDDEKSMIARADAALYLAKENGRNRVEIETYMCTLPAF
- the lgt gene encoding prolipoprotein diacylglyceryl transferase; this encodes MLFWNNIYSQFDPVAFKLGPVSVHWYGLMYMLALLGALYAAKWFVKRDNLGFTNQILESYFIWIEIGIVLGARIGYILFYDPHVDYYLANPWQMFNPFMDGTFVGIRGMSYHGAIVGFFLGTWFFYLKHKINVWRLLDVVAISVPVGYIFGRIGNFLNQELFGRPTDVAWGIYVDGVLRHPSQLYEAFLEGLMVFVLLYVYRKFKKYDGELIALYGLFYSIGRFIAEFWREPDFQIGFVYGEWMSKGQALSILMALASLALYILIIKRGKRG
- a CDS encoding fumarate reductase cytochrome b subunit, with product MSDLLEGFLGTSVEGKKSRVPAKLDYVQSATGLFLGLFMWGHMFFVSTILVSKDFMYTITKMFEGSMFLSEPQPWIVSAIVLFVFAVFIVHAMLGMRKLPITFRQYQAYKTHMGMMKHDDTTMWFTQAFTGFAMFFLGSAHLLMMAVKADEIGPYGSADRMYSDFMWPFYLLLLLAVEFHGGIGLYRLCVKWGWFEGEHAKESRKNLKKAKWAITAFFLALGLLTLAAYVKIGYEHRNNAGEAYKPSAQLEVRYDVKVGA
- a CDS encoding fumarate reductase flavoprotein subunit; the protein is MNVKYCDALVIGGGLAGLRAAIATQSKGLSTTVLSLCPVKRSHSAAAQGGMQASLGNSKMSRGDNEDVHFADTVKGSDWGCDQEVARMFVTVAPKAIRELAGWGVPWTRIAKGSREAIINAERTTIVEDDEVHGYIHSRDFGGTKKWRTCYTADATGHTMLFGVANEALKHNVNIEDRKEAIALIHENNRCYGAIVRDLVTGELWAYVAKGTLIATGGYGRLYKQTTNAVICDGIGAAIALETGVATLGNMEAVQFHPTPIVPSGILLTEGCRGDGGILRDVDGHRFMPDYEPEKKELASRDVVSRRMMEHIRKGKGVKSPYGEHLWLDISILGRAHIERNLRDVQEICQIFNGIDPADEGPKGWAPVLPMQHYSMGGIRTKPTGESPTLAGLFSAGEAACWDMHGFNRLGGNSVSETVVAGMIVGDYFADYCLSNEVNVNTATIEKALKKQKDFIDHLLTNKGKYNIFEIKNRMRDIMWEKVAIFRDGKGLAEAVNELEELLKKSHDVTVKSKTTSANPELEEAYRVPMMLKLALCVAVGARDRTESRGAHYREDFLKRDDANWLKRTLTSWKDGATLPTVTYEDLDIMKMEIPPAFRGYGAKGMIIENELSLKRQEEVDKLREEMEAAGKDRHEIQDALMPFELQPYYKAKNERFGDPK
- a CDS encoding fumarate reductase iron-sulfur subunit; its protein translation is MSRTITIRAMKYNPQSKLSKAHFAEYKLEETDGMTLFIALTKIRETLDADLSFDFVCRAGICGSCGMMVNGTPKLACRTLTKDFKDGVIQLMPMPAFKLIKDLSVDTGNWMNGMSKRVESWIHTNHTVDISKLEAPMEPKLADETFELDRCIECGICVAACGTKLMRPNFIGAVGLNRVARFAMDPHDNRTDEDFYELVGDDDGIFGCMSLVACEDNCPKHLPLQSKIAYMRRKLVALRS